Genomic segment of Prochlorothrix hollandica PCC 9006 = CALU 1027:
GATGGCTGAAACCCTTGGTGTGGTGTGCCGCCTCCGGGGGCACACCACACGACCTATTTAGGACTGCTGTAGAGACTTTGAACATTCTGGCTCCCCTTCTCCCGCCCTGGGAGAAGGGGCTGGGAGATGAGGGATTAAGAGCAATCTGCCAAACTGGGATGCTCCCATTTCTCCGCCAGAATGGGAGGGATCGGGAGGCTAGGATTAGGATTTCGAGGTTTCGATCAATTTGTAGGGACACCGTAGCCCATTAATCGGGGAACTCATCCAATTTAAATCCAGCCAACCCAAGACTTTCATGGCCCCATAGTTGCAGGGTAAGATGGTTAAACTGAAACTAGGCCATAAATCCCAGATTCAGGTATCAGAGTAATCTACGCCTGATCTACGCCCCCCAATCTTCATTGCTGATGTGGAAATGGCCGTACCGGAAGCCCCCTGTTTAACCTTAGCCATTGCACCCCTGACCCATGGCCAACCTGGGCATTGGGTCACCTGGGTAACCAATGCACCCTATCCAGGGGGCTATGTGCTCCACGATCGACCCTGGCCGGAAGACCTGTCCCAAACCTGGCAAGCATGGCAAGCCCTGTTTTCCCTCCAAGCCAGTCCCACCTTTGCCTCCACCGCCACGCCCCTCCCCCCCGACTTTCCCGGCGAAGAAACCGGCAGCTACAGCAGTCGCTTAATGCAACATTTGGGTCTCAAGCTGTGGCAGTGGCTGTTTGCAGGGTCCATCCACACCGGCTTTAGCCAAAGCCAGGGCATTGCCATTGGCCAAGGTACGCCCCTACGGCTGCAACTAGAACTGCGGGATCCCAACTTAGTCATGTTGCCCTGGGAAATCATGCAACCCCAACGGGGCAAACAAGCGATTTCCGTCAGCCAACAGATTCTCTTTAGCCGCACCACCAGTGACGTGGATCCCCTTGTTCCCCCTCCCCTCAGCCAGTCCCTCAACGTATTGCTGGTGTTGGGACAGGCCACCCATGGCCAAGACTCCCCCCTCCAGCTCCAACAAGAAGCCAATATCCTGATTCAGTCCCTGACCCGCACTGTCCAACCCAGTAATATTCTGACCCAGGGTATTCCAGTGCCCCGGCGGGTCGATCTGCTGGTGCAACCGACGCGATCGGCCTTGGTGCGTCAGTTGGAAAGTGGCAACTACAATCTTTTTTTCTATGCGGGCCACGGGGTCACAGCCCCAGAAGGCGGACGACTTTTGCTCAATGGCACAGAAGTGTTGAGCGGCACGGAGTTAGCCCAAGTCCTAGTACGCTGTAAAACCACCTTGGCGGTGTTCAATGCCTGTTGGGGTGCCCAAATGGACTATATCCAAGCTCCAGACACGGGCACCTTGCAAGCAGTACCCCGCAGTAGCTTGGCGGAAACCTTAATTCACCATGGGGTTCCCGCCGTGTTAGGGATGCGGGATGTCATTGCCGACGAAGAAGCCCTGACCTTTGTCCAATCCCTGGCCCAAGCCCTCAGCGATCGCCACAGCATTGATCAAGCTGTGGCCATTGCCCGCCAACAGTTATTAACTCTCTATCGCTTTAACCAACCCACCTGGACTCTACCGGTGCTATACATGCACCCTGAATTTGATGGCCGCTTAATCAAGCCCTTGGAAGGGGCAACAGAGTTGCCCACCAATGTTCCTTTTTTATACCAGGGGAACTCCCTACCGGTGGCGGAAGTGCGGTCCCTCGCCGATCCGCTGCAAGTCTGGCCTGTCCGGGGCGGGCTGATGCGGGTGGGCCGCAAGTCGGAAAATGATGTGGTTCTCCAGGAGCAATGGGTCTCCCAAAACCACGCAGAAATTATTTACCGCACTGACCTGCACCAAGATCCCAGCTATTTTCTGCGGGACTTTTCCCGGTTTGGAACCCTGGTGACCCAGGAGGATGGCTGGCAAAAAATTCACCACCAGGAGGTGCCCTTGTTATCGGGAATGCAAATGCGCTTTGGCAGCCCTGAAGGCGCAACCCTCGAATTTGTGATTCACTGTTAACCCCGTGACAGCCGATAACGCTGGATTATGACGGGGGATTCCCCTGCCTTGTAGACTTATGGGGGGCGCATTTCGTCATTGGGGGGGCAGGATCGGATTGAAATCAGGGGAGGTCAATGCCCCCATTTTGGGTACGGGCGAAGCATGGGCGCAGGTATTCTCTGGGTGATCGCCCCAAGTTTTGCCGCCCATGCTTCGCCCCTACGATGCACCCCCCCAACCCTGACATGTGCCCACTTATGGGTACTTCGATTAACGGCTCGATTTTAGGATGACTGTAGCAAAGGTTGCGGTTCCAACGCCGTCAGCGGAGCTGGCTCATCTGACTCCGGCGTAACAACCCAGGCCACAACCCCCATGGAAGCCAGAACCGTTAAAAGCACACGAACAGGGGCAATAATGGGGTCGATAACAATTAACAAGGTCAAGATCGCTTCCGTAGGAATTTGGAGAATATCCAGGGTTAAGCTAATCATCGTCAACGTCGCAATCCCGATCGCCCCCGCCGTTGCAACACCAGAAAAAATATTGAGGAGTACCACAATGGCTAGGGTGGAAAATCCCAAGGTTTTGTCATAGATAAAGGCCGCTAAAATACTCGCCAAAGCAAAGTAAGCCACATTGCCAAAACGCCCCATGGTCATCACCAGGGGTAGGGCAATATTGACTTCTGTTTCCTCTAAGCGCACATCAACCGACAGGGAATTGAGGGATTGGGGGAGGGTAGCCATAACGTTTTGAGTCGCAAGGGCAACGACAGAAACCTCCATAATGCTATGGAGGGTTGTCCAGGGGTCTCTTTTCGATCGCAAAACAATTAAGCCAACACTCAAGGCTGAGATCAAAAGAAAGGTAAGAATCGTAGCAATAATAAACTTAATCAAACTCAGAAAAACAGCTCCGTCTACGGTGGCAACGGTATAGCTGACGATACTGAACAGGGCAAAGGGGAGAATATAGGTTAGTAGAACTAGAATTTTATTAAAGGTTAGCCGCACTGACACTAATAAGTTTTTGAGGTTGTCTGATTGGGCTGGGGGAATGAGGGTCATACCCACCCCTAGAATGCTAGCCACCACAATGACCTTGAGAATTTCGTTAGAGACAAGGGGAGCAATGGCATTGTCAGGAATCAATTGCTCAATAAAAAGCCGAAAAACAGGCTGGGGTTCCGTAACAGGGTTGGGACTATTGAGGTTGAGACTAAAATCGACGATTTTCTGGTTGACAACAATCCCTAGGCTCCCTAGGGTTGACTCCGACATGGATTGACCAGGGGCGGCGACTATGCCGACGATCGTCGCAATTAGTGAACAGAGAAAGACCCCCAGGGCCAAGAATACACAGAGGCGCAGGATAAAGACCCAATTGGATCGGTGGGTGAGCAGTTCAAAGAGGCCCAGGGCAACACAGGAGAGAACAATCGGGCCAACGCAAAGCTTGAGTAAATCAATATAAACCGAACCAACAAGATTGACTTTTAGGGCTAAGTCAGGCTGAAACAAACCCAAAAATACCCCACAGGCAGTAATACCAAGGATAAATAGAGGATGCTTCAGAATCTTGGGTAATGACTTTGGTATGCCGCCTAGTTTAGGTTGAGGAGATGGGGGAGATATCACGTTCATAGAGCCTAGATAAGGGTTGATACGATCGTAATTATTCAGGGGGTCACGGGAGAATGAGGGTTTCAGGCTCCAAAAAACAGACCTGAGGCGATTGAAGAGGGTCCATTTCGCGTTGGTAGATCCCCCAATTTTGGTAGGGGCAATCCCCCCGTGGTTGCCCTGGTTGTGGGTCACCAAGAGGGTCGGCACGGGGGCGCGACCCCTACCCGATGTCGATTGTTCCCCTGGGAAATGTACCCCTTTAATCCGGCTCTGACCGGCGATCGTCGGGCTGAAACCCTATTAACTTAGTCTCCCTCTGAATAGTTACGATACGATCCGATAGGGGAGTGAGCCTGCCGTACTAGGGACTAATTCAGGGTAGAACATATCCAGGTATGGACTGGAATAAATGGGGTTACCGCTTAAAACAGGACAAGATCAACGGGAGAGTGGAGAGCAGACCGACTCTCCTGCCTTAAGTTGGTAGCCACAACAAATTACTTAGAGGCAAAGGCAGGATCGGTATAAATATCTCGAAATTCATCAATGAGCCGATCGGTCGTCCAGACCTGTTTTGAGTCCATGAGAACCCGATCGATAATCTCAGCTAATTGGGGATTGGCGCGACTCACATAGATCGCCTTATTGTCATCTAAATCACTTAAAAGAACTGACTTGAGCTTAATGGACAACTGAGGCTGGGCCAGCATAATTTTCTTAATTTCCCCTTCATCCCGATAAATGGAAAAGACCTCTCCCGTAGCCACAGCATTGATGGCATCAGTCCAACTGGGATATCCAATAATCTCGGCATTGGGAAAGTTGATCTTAGCCCACCGTTCATGGGCTGATCCACCAATGAGACCAATGGAAATGGGTTCATTCTTCAGAATATTTTGAATCGACAAAGCATCCTTTCCCCCCAAGGCTAAAAGCTTGGTGCGATCGATCAGTAATGCTTGTTTTAAGAGAATATAGTCGGGAGAGGTATGCAGCTTTTTGAGGCGGGACATGGGGGTACTGAGTTTACCGATCGCCACATCAAACTCATTGAGGGCAGTGCGGGCAATTAGCTCATCGTACCGGCTGGAATCTCGGTTAAAACGTACCTCTAGCTCCAGTTCACTGGCAAGGTTCCGCATAAAGGAAATATCCGAACCCTGGCTGACTGACTGACACATCTGTGAAAGATAGTGACAGCCTTGGTTAGAGGCTTCTCAAGCAGAACAGTAAAAGGTCTGCACTCGCTCAATCGAGAATTGTTCGAGGTGTTTTTGCTTGGCCTTAGCAGAAGCAAAACAAGGTTCGGGGTCTCGGTAGAGTAGAGCATCGAAGGGCAGAAAATCACGGCCTTTGTGAACCACCCCCGTTAACCAACGNNNNNNNNNNNNNNNNNNNNNNNNNNNNNNNNNNNNNNNNNNNNNNNNNNNNNNNNNNNNNNNNNNNNNNNNNNNNNNNNNNNNNNNNNNNNNNNNNNNNCGCTGTCACCATCCAACTGAGCACTTGGCAGTGGCGCTTATCCACAAATTCACTGCCGTGGGTGAGATATCGATATACTTGGTCATACAGTCTCGTCTGGGTTCTCATGTTGATGGATACTCTATTCATTACTTCTGATCCATCAACCCAGACTTTCCCTCTTTTGAAAACCCCCTCTACGCTAGGCTTCAGGGACTTGTGTCAGTCAGTCAGGAACCCTGGAGTTCCCCATCTTTTTCAAAGTAAAAGGGGGGCGTATCAAAGCTGGGAATCCCAACAACAAAGTATCCCTGGCGAATGAGGCGTTGCATATCCGGCGGATAGAGATCCAAGTCATCCGGAAGACTGGCTGGCGCTGGGACAGCAGCCAAGGCAGAGGCAGGAGAGGCAGTGTCACTAACCGGTTCACTGACCGCTGTGCCGTCCGGGACGGCGACTATGGCAGTGTTGAGGGCTGGAGGGGTGCGACTGAAAACGGCAGCAGTTCCAGGGGTCGGGCTAGATATCGAACTAGATAAAGACGAAGCGGGGGTGCTAGCCCTAGGCGCTGTGGGGGCGCTTGCGGTCTGGCGGGGGGCGATCGTGGCCTCAGGGCGATCGTTGGCAGGGAGGGCTAGGGTGGGGGAAGAAGCAGAGCGGGTGCTCAGGAGGCTCCCATCGTCGGACGAAAGTACGGGGGTTCCTCCCTGACCTAGCCACACTATTACACCCACAATCAACCCCCCAAGGACCAAGAGGTTCAGGGGGAATCGGAACCCAACAGCACGTTGGGGTTTGGAGAAGGGACGGGAACTAAGAAGGGTATAAACCCTGCCATAAATGCGCTCAAGGAGGGACTTTGCCATGGGTATCACTACTGTGAGTTGCGTTGAGGGCGCGATCTTACCGCAGGTTTCAGCACGGTTTAGGACAAATATGGCCCGCGATGATTGTGAAAACTGCTGTCAGTCGATCAGGATAATTAATCTAAGGGGGAGATAATGACAGGATCAGGATTCCAGCCATGTCCAAACCTGTTTATTTGTCCCGGTTTACTGGCCGATGGTCGATCGCGGGTGATCCAGACAAGGGCCACCACCTTACTGTTTTACATCAATAGATATTTTTTCACACTTCATCGTGTACAGGGGGGGTTCCGACAATCCGTATATTTTCAGGAACCCCAGACCAAGCCGGGAGTTGCCGCTTACAGCGGGACAAGATGAACGGGAGGGCGGGGGTCTACCCGCCCGCTTTAAGTTGGTAGCCTAACCAGGGACAGGGGGATGTAGGGTTTTGGCTGAGGGGTTTGGCTGAGGGGTTTGGCTGCTGTGGGCCTTCCGCAGGATTCCGATCAGGGAAAGTTAACCCTGGGGTTCTGGCAACGTGGGAGACTGGGGAAGCTAAAATCTACGCCCGTGACCCTGTAGCTCACCACAGACCCCAGCGATCTTAAGCGATCTTAAACGTCGCCATTTTTCCCAACAGCCCATCGTTTTCCCCCCTGTCCCATGCCCTGGTTTCCCCTTGCTTTGACCACTGCCTGTTTAACCGCCATCCAAGATTTATTGGGTAAAAAAAGCCTGCAATCCCTGGATGCCGCTGTGGTCACGGGTCTCCTGGGGGGCATTTCCGCCCTGGTGTTGGGGGGGCTGCTGTGGGCCGTGGGAATGCCACCCCTGCAACCGGGGTTTTGGTGGATTCTCCTGGCCAATGGCAGCTTAAACACCCTGGGATTTTGGACCTATAACCGCGCCCTCCAGTTGGGGGATTTGTCGTTGACAGCTCCGATCGTCGCCTTTAGTCCCCTCTTCTTTTTCCTGACTTCG
This window contains:
- a CDS encoding CHAT domain-containing protein, whose amino-acid sequence is MAVPEAPCLTLAIAPLTHGQPGHWVTWVTNAPYPGGYVLHDRPWPEDLSQTWQAWQALFSLQASPTFASTATPLPPDFPGEETGSYSSRLMQHLGLKLWQWLFAGSIHTGFSQSQGIAIGQGTPLRLQLELRDPNLVMLPWEIMQPQRGKQAISVSQQILFSRTTSDVDPLVPPPLSQSLNVLLVLGQATHGQDSPLQLQQEANILIQSLTRTVQPSNILTQGIPVPRRVDLLVQPTRSALVRQLESGNYNLFFYAGHGVTAPEGGRLLLNGTEVLSGTELAQVLVRCKTTLAVFNACWGAQMDYIQAPDTGTLQAVPRSSLAETLIHHGVPAVLGMRDVIADEEALTFVQSLAQALSDRHSIDQAVAIARQQLLTLYRFNQPTWTLPVLYMHPEFDGRLIKPLEGATELPTNVPFLYQGNSLPVAEVRSLADPLQVWPVRGGLMRVGRKSENDVVLQEQWVSQNHAEIIYRTDLHQDPSYFLRDFSRFGTLVTQEDGWQKIHHQEVPLLSGMQMRFGSPEGATLEFVIHC
- a CDS encoding substrate-binding periplasmic protein, which translates into the protein MCQSVSQGSDISFMRNLASELELEVRFNRDSSRYDELIARTALNEFDVAIGKLSTPMSRLKKLHTSPDYILLKQALLIDRTKLLALGGKDALSIQNILKNEPISIGLIGGSAHERWAKINFPNAEIIGYPSWTDAINAVATGEVFSIYRDEGEIKKIMLAQPQLSIKLKSVLLSDLDDNKAIYVSRANPQLAEIIDRVLMDSKQVWTTDRLIDEFRDIYTDPAFASK
- a CDS encoding dicarboxylate/amino acid:cation symporter is translated as MNVISPPSPQPKLGGIPKSLPKILKHPLFILGITACGVFLGLFQPDLALKVNLVGSVYIDLLKLCVGPIVLSCVALGLFELLTHRSNWVFILRLCVFLALGVFLCSLIATIVGIVAAPGQSMSESTLGSLGIVVNQKIVDFSLNLNSPNPVTEPQPVFRLFIEQLIPDNAIAPLVSNEILKVIVVASILGVGMTLIPPAQSDNLKNLLVSVRLTFNKILVLLTYILPFALFSIVSYTVATVDGAVFLSLIKFIIATILTFLLISALSVGLIVLRSKRDPWTTLHSIMEVSVVALATQNVMATLPQSLNSLSVDVRLEETEVNIALPLVMTMGRFGNVAYFALASILAAFIYDKTLGFSTLAIVVLLNIFSGVATAGAIGIATLTMISLTLDILQIPTEAILTLLIVIDPIIAPVRVLLTVLASMGVVAWVVTPESDEPAPLTALEPQPLLQSS